One window of the Klebsiella oxytoca genome contains the following:
- the fucU gene encoding L-fucose mutarotase, producing the protein MLKTISPLISPALLKVLAEMGHGDEIVFSDAHFPAHSMGPQVIRADGLLVSELLQAIIPLFELDSYAPPLVMMAAVEGDTLDPQVEARYREALSGPAPCPEILRIDRFAFYERAQKAFAIVITGERAKYGNILLKKGVTP; encoded by the coding sequence ATGCTAAAAACGATTTCCCCGCTAATCTCCCCGGCGCTTCTCAAGGTGCTGGCGGAAATGGGGCACGGAGATGAGATCGTCTTTTCCGACGCCCACTTTCCGGCGCACAGCATGGGGCCACAGGTCATTCGCGCCGACGGATTACTGGTGAGCGAGCTGCTGCAGGCGATTATTCCCCTTTTCGAATTAGACAGCTACGCGCCGCCGCTGGTAATGATGGCCGCCGTGGAAGGCGACACCCTGGACCCGCAGGTCGAAGCGCGCTATCGCGAGGCGCTTTCCGGCCCCGCGCCCTGCCCGGAGATCCTGCGCATTGACCGCTTTGCTTTCTACGAGCGGGCGCAAAAAGCCTTTGCGATCGTTATCACAGGTGAGCGCGCTAAGTACGGGAATATTCTTTTAAAAAAAGGAGTAACGCCGTAA
- the fucR gene encoding L-fucose operon activator, producing MKAARQQAILDLLINHNSLTTETLSLQLNVSRETIRRDLSELQSQGKVLRNHGRAKVIHRQSRDSGDPFHIRLKSHYAHKADIAREALAWIEEGMVIALDASSTCWYLARQLPDIDLHVFTNSQPICQELSKRENIQLTCSGGTLQRKYGCYVSASLISQLKTLEIDLFIFSCEGIDSDGALWDSNTMNAEFKSLLLKRASQSLLLIDKSKFNRSGEARIGHLDDVTNIVSDVSQS from the coding sequence ATGAAAGCGGCACGACAGCAAGCGATACTAGATCTGCTCATTAACCATAACAGCCTGACCACCGAAACCTTATCGCTACAGCTTAACGTCAGCAGAGAAACCATACGCCGCGATCTTAGCGAGCTTCAGTCTCAGGGAAAGGTGCTGCGTAACCACGGGCGGGCAAAAGTCATTCACCGGCAAAGCCGGGACAGCGGCGATCCTTTTCATATCCGTCTGAAAAGCCACTACGCGCACAAAGCGGATATCGCCCGCGAAGCTCTTGCGTGGATAGAAGAAGGGATGGTTATCGCCCTTGATGCCAGCTCAACCTGCTGGTATCTGGCCCGCCAGCTGCCCGATATCGACCTGCACGTCTTTACTAACAGCCAGCCGATTTGTCAGGAGCTAAGCAAGCGCGAGAATATTCAGCTCACCTGCTCCGGCGGCACGCTCCAGCGTAAATACGGCTGCTACGTCAGCGCGTCGCTCATCTCGCAGCTCAAAACGCTGGAGATCGATCTGTTCATTTTTTCCTGCGAAGGTATCGACAGCGACGGCGCGCTCTGGGACTCAAATACGATGAACGCCGAGTTTAAATCGCTGCTGCTGAAGCGGGCTTCTCAATCATTATTACTGATCGATAAGAGCAAGTTTAATCGTTCAGGGGAGGCGCGGATCGGCCATCTGGACGATGTGACGAATATTGTATCGGACGTATCGCAGTCGTAA